A window of the Sporosarcina sp. FSL K6-2383 genome harbors these coding sequences:
- the cysS gene encoding cysteine--tRNA ligase: MTIQIYNTLTRKKEPFIPMEEGKVKMYVCGPTVYNYIHIGNARPVIVFDTVRRYLEYRGFDVSYVSNFTDVDDKIIKAANELGEEVGELTDRFINAYFEDVGALGCGKADVHPRVTDHIEDIVDFVKVLIDKGFAYESQGDVYYRTQKFVGYGKLSQQSTDELKIGARIEEGVKKENSLDFALWKAAKEGEISWESPWGAGRPGWHIECSVMAREHLGDTIDIHAGGQDLTFPHHENEIAQSEAMTGKPFARYWMHNGYINIDNEKMSKSLGNFVLVNDIRKQIDPQVLRFFILSVHYRHPVNFSQHLVEGAANGLERIRTAYNNLEHRLATSADLGDQKDIWLHKVDEIKRTFELAMDDDFNTANAVASIFELVKLANVYLLEKNTQADVLQHFIQTFDGLLSVLGLPFASRAELLDEDIEMLIEERLEARRNRDFNRSDEIRDELKAKGILLEDTAQGTRWKRD, from the coding sequence TTGTTTTTGACACGGTTCGACGCTATCTTGAATATCGCGGTTTTGATGTATCATATGTCTCGAATTTTACAGATGTTGACGATAAAATTATTAAAGCTGCCAATGAGTTAGGGGAAGAAGTGGGTGAGCTAACAGATCGGTTTATTAACGCCTATTTTGAAGATGTTGGGGCACTTGGTTGTGGTAAGGCTGATGTCCACCCGCGTGTGACAGATCACATCGAAGACATTGTTGATTTTGTTAAAGTGCTGATTGATAAAGGATTTGCTTACGAATCACAAGGAGATGTCTACTATCGTACGCAGAAATTTGTAGGATACGGCAAGCTATCCCAACAATCGACAGATGAGTTGAAGATTGGTGCACGTATTGAGGAAGGCGTTAAAAAAGAAAACTCTCTTGATTTTGCGTTGTGGAAAGCAGCGAAGGAAGGCGAAATTTCATGGGAAAGTCCATGGGGTGCTGGGCGTCCGGGTTGGCATATCGAATGTTCGGTGATGGCGCGTGAGCATCTGGGCGATACGATTGATATCCATGCAGGTGGGCAAGACTTGACGTTCCCGCACCATGAAAATGAAATTGCGCAATCAGAAGCGATGACAGGTAAGCCGTTTGCGCGTTACTGGATGCATAATGGATATATTAATATTGATAATGAAAAAATGTCGAAATCACTAGGTAACTTTGTGCTCGTCAACGATATTCGTAAACAGATTGATCCGCAAGTATTGCGTTTCTTTATATTATCTGTTCATTACAGACATCCGGTCAATTTCTCGCAGCATCTTGTTGAAGGAGCCGCGAACGGTTTAGAGCGTATTCGTACAGCGTACAATAATTTGGAACATCGACTTGCGACTTCTGCTGACCTTGGTGATCAGAAAGATATCTGGCTACACAAAGTGGATGAAATCAAACGAACATTCGAACTAGCGATGGATGATGACTTTAATACAGCTAACGCAGTTGCGTCGATTTTCGAACTTGTGAAGTTAGCTAACGTCTATTTATTAGAGAAGAATACGCAGGCGGATGTACTGCAGCATTTCATCCAGACATTTGACGGCTTGTTATCTGTTCTTGGGCTACCATTTGCTAGCCGGGCTGAGCTGTTGGACGAAGACATTGAAATGCTCATAGAAGAACGATTAGAGGCGCGCCGCAACCGAGACTTCAATCGTTCAGATGAAATCCGAGATGAGTTGAAGGCGAAGGGAATCCTTTTAGAAGATACAGCGCAGGGTACGCGCTGGAAGAGGGACTGA